A window of Thermodesulfobacteriota bacterium genomic DNA:
GAATAGGGATACATGTTGGAGATGGTATAAGCGTCCTGAATCCAGAAGAGCTTCCCTCCAGAGATCACCATGTACGGATCGGTATCGTATGCAAGGAACGGGGCGATGGCTTGCACCCTCCGGCGGATGCGGCGATTGAACATGATCCTGCTTTCAGGTCCCAGATATGTGGTGAGCAGTATCTGCGGATCCATAAATTCAATGGCAAAGAGGAGCCTTCTCATAAAGGAATTGATGGGAACACCGCCTTTTCCCTGGTAAGTGGCATAAACGTTCTTGTCTCCTTTGGGAAAATCGAACTCCTTGGCACTTGTTTTTGTCAGGACATATTCATTTGTTTTTTCACCATAATAAATTTCGGGGCGGTCTATGTTCAGATTCACGCCAACAGATGGGGGGAGGTCTTTAATCATGAGTTGCGGAAGGCCTTCCGGGGTGACTTTGTTGACAGGGCTCATGGCCAGTCCGTAGCCATGGGTGTAAATCAGGTGCATGTTGACCCAGGTCTTTGCCTGGGGTGGAAGCTGGTCTACCACCAGTTCCCGTGCGGCCAGCATAACCTGACGATATTGTTGGTTAATCAGATAACGGTCAACGTCCACATTGTTAAAATCGTAGTATAGCCTGATGGATTGAATTTGTTTGTAGGTTTGAAGTAGAGGTCTTTCGTCCCATATCCTGATGTTCTGAATGGTGGCATCATGATCTTTAATTTCTTCAGAGCTCAGGCTGTCATTGACCTCAAAATCGACCTCTTTAATATGGTTCAGGTTGTACGCCTTACGGGTATAATCAATGTTATAGGAGATGAAGGGTGATTCTTTAGCCAACTCATTGGGTTTAACCACAATTTTTTGCACCAGTACCGGAAGACCACCGGCCAGGATTAAAATAACGCCCAACCATATTATGCCGCTGATAACGAGCATCTTCATCCTTGGTTTGAATACGTTATATATGATAAACAGAACCCATAGAAAAGATATCACCATCAAAGCCTTGTAAACCGGGATCTTGACGTGGATATCCGTGTAGCTGGCCCCAAAGGCGGGGCCTTGGGTGGAATAGAGAAGACCATAGATCTTTAGATAAAAGCCCCAGGCGATAAGCAGGACCACGATCGCACCGAGCACCAGAAGGTGTTTAACGACCTTCGGCGAAATTTTAATTTTGGGTATACCGGTGGGTTTGTTTTCTGTCAGAAGAAATTCACCGATGATCTGAAGCCCGCCGTTTTTTAAATACCAGACGGCGGTCACAAGTCCGGCAAACAGAAACAGGACAAGCAACTCTTCCTGGGCAAACATATAAAAAGGAAGCGAGAACACATAGAAGCCGATATCTTTGTTAAATAAAGGATCATTGAGGCCGAAGGGTTGCTGGTTTAGATAACTAAGTACCATGTTCCAGCTAGCAGAGCCGCTTGACGCAATAACAAAACTAACGATTAGAATGGCGGCCAGGATAATCGTGTTCAAGGTTTTGCCGGATAGAGGCATTCCAGCGATTTCTGTGGGTCCCTGCACGCTCACAGGATGAAAACACTGTGCAGTGTAAAGATTGACGGACAGCATAATGATTAAAAGAAGCCAGATTATTGTGGCAAGCCCGAATTTACCCAGCACCATGGTCCAGAATACGGGGGCGAAGTTAAGATTTTGAAACCATAACCAGTTGGGATATATAGAGATAACCGCCCATAGCAGGACCAGTGGCAGAAGGCCTAGTAAGATCGTTATATTCTTCATTTTCATAATGTTAGACTCCAAGGTATAAGGTTGGCAAAAAAGCATCAAAGATTTATCTGGGAGGCGATAATAGGACTTAGCAATATATAATGCAAGTGTTAAAACAGAGAGTGTTTTTAAAAAGTCTTACATGGAGGTCAAGGTCGGGATTACTGGGTCTTTCTTTCACAAACGTTATTTAACGAATTATCACAAATCATTAGACTTAAACAACTTACTGGTATATAAACTGAGCGGTCGGGGAGTTTTTCAATCTCTACTCAGTTGGTCCGGGGAAGCGCCCATTGGCCCGTATCAGACTTAACAATCATTTCGAGAAACTGGCGTACGGTCCGCCTGAGGTGAACTGAGATTCGATTTGTACCAGCCCCAAGGGACAGAACCCCACGGAAGCGTTGATCGTCTCTGCCTGTATGGGTTTTACTGAGAAGATAGGGGGCGTGTACAGATGTCGGACTTATTTGTTAAGTCTGATACGGGCCAATGGGCGCTTCCTCGGACCAACCATTCACAATCATTAAAACGCAAACTGTTCACAAAAAAGGCTATTGATAAGAAACTTCCCGACACCTCATATAAACTTGTTAAGCCGGGACGAGACCAAAGCCGCACCCGGATATTTTATAAGGGAGGAGATGGTGTCTATTCGTTCATTTGTCTTTTATACTGTCCTGTTGATCATGTTGCTGACCGGCTGTTTTGGTCCCTGTAAAGTCCCGTTGGAAGTGCTCAAATATGAATCATCTCCAACCAGAAACAAAAATCTCATTGTCTTTCTGCGTGGGATGGGCGGTACCCTGAATTGTGTTTTTGACGGCCATCAATGCTTCGAGAAGGAAGGATTCGTCGAAGCCGTTCGGATAAGGGGGCTTGGCTATGATATGGTCGCACCCAATGCCCATTTTGGCTACTATAACGATCGCACTCTCATGACCCGGATAGAAGAGGATATTATTCAGCCGGCAAAGGCAAACAAATATGAAAAAATCTGGCTGGTGGGGGCATCCATGGGAGGGCTTGGATCAATGCTATACTTGAAAGAACACACGGAAAATATAGACGGCGTTCTTCTGCTTGGACCTTTTTTAGGCGAAAAATTTATTATTGATGAAATATACTCCGCCGGTGGGATAGATCAATGGGAACCGGGAGATTACGATGAACAAGACGACTGGCAGCGCATGCTCTGGCACTGGTTGAAAGAATACAACCGGCCCGGCAACATTCATCCACCGATATATCTGGGCATCGGGAAAGAGGATTTTTATTATCGGGCCCAAAAGCTGCTGGCATCCTCCCTTTCTTCCGGGCATGTAATCGAAGTAAATGGAAAGCATCGTTTTTCAACCTTTAAACGCATTTGGGATATCTTTCTTGATAGACAGATACTGAAATAATAAACAGTTTAGACGATACTGTTTCTAATCAATATTCTGTGATCCAAGAGATGATAGACAAACCGACCATAAAACGATAGCACATAAAAAAAGCCGATAGAGGATTTCTTTTAATAGTTATTGAGATTCAAGTGAAATACTGGAGGGATAATATGTCTTTGCAAAAACTAAATGATGCCTTACAACTGGAATTGGACGGCCTGTATAAAACCGGAAGTGCAAAAGGCAAGGAAATGGTGATCACCGGAGTAAAACCTGCCGACGATAATAAAGGTCCAAGATATTATGTGGAAGGCGAGGGAGACAAAGAGTTTCTGAAAATGAACGCTAACTCTTATCTGGGGATGTCGCTGCGAAAAGATGTAATCGAAGAGGAGGAAAAAGCAGCCAAGAAATTCGGTGTCGGCCCCGGTGCCGTTCGTTTCATAAGCGGCACGTATAAAGCGCATACCGTGTTGGAAGAGAGGCTGGCAAAATTCCACCAACGGGAAGCGGGTATGATATTTTCCTCGGCTTATGTGACCAGTTTGGGTGTGCTGTTTCCGCTTATAACCAAGGATACCGTGTTAATAAGCGATGAGCTGAATCATAACTGTATCATTATTGCGATTCGGCTTTCCAGGCCGGCGGTCAAAGGCATATACCGGCACAATGATATGAGTGACTTTGAAAAAAAAATTTCCCAAAATATCGGGAAAGGCAAACGGGTCATTGCGATTACAGATGGCATTTTCAGCATGAGGGGCGATCATGCTCCTTTGGATAAATTTGTACGGATTTGCCAAAAGTACAACGATAAATTTGAAGAGGGGATTATTTCCATTATAGACGATTCTCACGGTGTCGGCGCTTTTGGAAAGACCGGAAGAGGAACGGAAGAATACTGCGGCACCACGGTAGATATCGTTATCGGTACGCTGGGTAAGAGTTTTGGCGTGAACGGTGGATACGTGGTGGCCTCAAAGCAAATTATTGAGTATCTTCGGGAAAAGGCGCCCATGTATATTTACTCAAACCCGATTACAGTTTCAGAAGCCTCGGCCGCTCTTAAGGCGCTAGAAATTCTCGACAGTACGGAGGGGCTTAAAATTTTGGAGCATCTTCGCAATATGACCAAGAGGTTTGAAAACGGCCTGAAAGAAGCGGGCTATGAAACCATTGAAGGAGAACATCCGGTGGTCCCCATCATGGTCCGGGATACAAAAAAGACATCCCGACTGGTAGAATGTTTGATTGAAAACGGAATACTGGCCACCGGGTTGAATTACCCGGTCGTTCCCAAAGGTGATGAAGAAATCAGAATCCAGATTTCAGCCAGTCATACCAAATATGATATCGACTATGCCATTGGGGTATTGAAGAAGTTCAAAGCGAAACAATAGACCAGCCAACGGTGTGTAAAGAAAAATACCTGGGTTTAAATTTATTATAGCTTGCAAAATTGTCCGACCCCTATGGCCGGTCAGGGGTTTGGCCGATTGAAATCACACCCCTTTCAACACATC
This region includes:
- a CDS encoding UPF0182 family protein, whose product is MKMKNITILLGLLPLVLLWAVISIYPNWLWFQNLNFAPVFWTMVLGKFGLATIIWLLLIIMLSVNLYTAQCFHPVSVQGPTEIAGMPLSGKTLNTIILAAILIVSFVIASSGSASWNMVLSYLNQQPFGLNDPLFNKDIGFYVFSLPFYMFAQEELLVLFLFAGLVTAVWYLKNGGLQIIGEFLLTENKPTGIPKIKISPKVVKHLLVLGAIVVLLIAWGFYLKIYGLLYSTQGPAFGASYTDIHVKIPVYKALMVISFLWVLFIIYNVFKPRMKMLVISGIIWLGVILILAGGLPVLVQKIVVKPNELAKESPFISYNIDYTRKAYNLNHIKEVDFEVNDSLSSEEIKDHDATIQNIRIWDERPLLQTYKQIQSIRLYYDFNNVDVDRYLINQQYRQVMLAARELVVDQLPPQAKTWVNMHLIYTHGYGLAMSPVNKVTPEGLPQLMIKDLPPSVGVNLNIDRPEIYYGEKTNEYVLTKTSAKEFDFPKGDKNVYATYQGKGGVPINSFMRRLLFAIEFMDPQILLTTYLGPESRIMFNRRIRRRVQAIAPFLAYDTDPYMVISGGKLFWIQDAYTISNMYPYSKRLKSPFMNRRINYIRNSVKVIIDAYNGNVAYYMIDEKDPILKTYSKIFPALFKPFDEMPADLKKHIRYPYDLFDIQVNTYATYHMQDAQVFYNQEDLWEPPYEMYGDNRQKMKPYYIIVKLPKEDKEEFLLMLPYTPSKKDNMIGWLAARSDLPHYGNLLVYKLSKDKLAYGPMQIEARIDQQTEISRELSLWGQRGSRVIRGNLLAIPVGDSFIYVEPIYLEAKQEEQQTSASAQGQSAGRRQQGRQPAKEIARTAALPELKRVIAAIGNRVAMEETLEAALSQVLGAVSTHKREVSPIIPETGKISDLGALALKYYNNAKDYLRKGDWAGYGRELQKLENILKQLSKTGKDKEI
- a CDS encoding alpha/beta fold hydrolase, whose translation is MVSIRSFVFYTVLLIMLLTGCFGPCKVPLEVLKYESSPTRNKNLIVFLRGMGGTLNCVFDGHQCFEKEGFVEAVRIRGLGYDMVAPNAHFGYYNDRTLMTRIEEDIIQPAKANKYEKIWLVGASMGGLGSMLYLKEHTENIDGVLLLGPFLGEKFIIDEIYSAGGIDQWEPGDYDEQDDWQRMLWHWLKEYNRPGNIHPPIYLGIGKEDFYYRAQKLLASSLSSGHVIEVNGKHRFSTFKRIWDIFLDRQILK
- a CDS encoding aminotransferase class I/II-fold pyridoxal phosphate-dependent enzyme is translated as MSLQKLNDALQLELDGLYKTGSAKGKEMVITGVKPADDNKGPRYYVEGEGDKEFLKMNANSYLGMSLRKDVIEEEEKAAKKFGVGPGAVRFISGTYKAHTVLEERLAKFHQREAGMIFSSAYVTSLGVLFPLITKDTVLISDELNHNCIIIAIRLSRPAVKGIYRHNDMSDFEKKISQNIGKGKRVIAITDGIFSMRGDHAPLDKFVRICQKYNDKFEEGIISIIDDSHGVGAFGKTGRGTEEYCGTTVDIVIGTLGKSFGVNGGYVVASKQIIEYLREKAPMYIYSNPITVSEASAALKALEILDSTEGLKILEHLRNMTKRFENGLKEAGYETIEGEHPVVPIMVRDTKKTSRLVECLIENGILATGLNYPVVPKGDEEIRIQISASHTKYDIDYAIGVLKKFKAKQ